One region of Sulfurisphaera ohwakuensis genomic DNA includes:
- the glmS gene encoding glutamine--fructose-6-phosphate transaminase (isomerizing), whose protein sequence is MCGIIGIVSLRESKKLAEMTVSALKRLEYRGYDSVGVASISSNGLEIRKAKGKVEEVVLQKKIEEMEGYVFLGHTRWATHGPPTDYNAHPHTDCNGNIAIVHNGTIKNYKELREELESLGHKFKSETDTEVIPHLIEEFMKRGMDPFQAFKSAIKSLEGSYAVLAVINGERRIFFAKKDNPLIIGLGEGQNFIASDIPAFLPYTKRILVIRDDELGFVTPETVYLEDKDGNVVNIKERIRIVDWDIETASKEGYPHFMIKEIHESPRAVKDTIDSLMSDIDLVEKVIEEIKNAERVIVIGAGTSYHAGLYFSIELNRLGINSLPIIASEYYNVRSKKGDLVFAISQSGETIDVLQGIRMMRNSGAKIISLTNVIESAIARESDYKIYMRAGPEIGVAATKTFTTQLASILFILSVLKKENLKKMEKAPDIVRDTISQVEGLTKKIGEELAKKSNIYYLGRGLSLPLAMEGALKIKEIAYVHAEAYPAGESKHGPISLVEKGFPVVIINDGELTELLQNNLMEMKARGAKIYAISVNKKMKDADVEIELQSEIPALSIAPVIQLIAYYAAVTKGYDPDKPRNLAKTVTVE, encoded by the coding sequence GTGTGCGGAATAATTGGTATAGTATCATTAAGGGAAAGTAAAAAACTTGCTGAAATGACAGTTTCAGCTTTGAAAAGACTTGAATATAGAGGTTATGATAGTGTTGGTGTTGCCTCAATAAGCTCTAATGGTTTAGAAATTAGAAAGGCAAAAGGAAAAGTAGAAGAGGTTGTTCTTCAGAAGAAGATTGAGGAGATGGAAGGATATGTTTTCTTAGGCCATACTAGATGGGCTACTCATGGTCCTCCTACTGATTATAACGCTCATCCTCACACTGACTGTAATGGTAATATAGCTATAGTACATAATGGGACTATAAAGAATTATAAAGAATTAAGAGAGGAACTTGAGAGTTTAGGTCATAAATTCAAGAGTGAAACTGATACTGAAGTCATCCCCCATTTAATTGAGGAATTTATGAAACGAGGAATGGATCCTTTTCAAGCTTTTAAGTCAGCGATAAAAAGCCTTGAAGGTAGCTATGCCGTCTTGGCTGTTATAAACGGTGAAAGAAGAATATTCTTTGCTAAAAAAGATAATCCCTTAATAATAGGATTAGGTGAAGGGCAAAACTTTATTGCAAGCGATATTCCAGCTTTCTTACCTTATACTAAAAGAATACTAGTTATCAGAGATGACGAGTTAGGTTTTGTAACACCAGAAACTGTTTATTTAGAAGATAAAGACGGTAATGTCGTCAATATAAAAGAAAGGATAAGAATTGTAGATTGGGATATAGAAACTGCTAGTAAAGAAGGATACCCTCATTTTATGATTAAGGAAATTCATGAATCACCAAGGGCAGTAAAAGATACAATAGACAGCCTAATGAGTGACATAGACTTAGTAGAGAAAGTCATAGAAGAAATAAAAAATGCTGAGAGAGTTATAGTTATAGGGGCTGGAACAAGTTATCATGCGGGTCTATATTTTTCAATAGAACTTAATAGGCTTGGTATAAACTCTCTACCCATAATAGCTTCTGAGTACTATAATGTGAGAAGTAAAAAAGGGGACTTAGTTTTTGCAATAAGTCAAAGCGGTGAAACAATAGATGTACTTCAAGGGATAAGAATGATGCGAAATAGTGGTGCGAAAATTATCTCTTTAACTAACGTTATAGAAAGTGCTATAGCTAGAGAAAGTGATTATAAAATTTACATGAGGGCTGGACCAGAAATTGGTGTAGCCGCAACAAAAACTTTTACAACACAATTAGCTTCAATTCTCTTTATCCTATCCGTTTTAAAGAAGGAGAATCTAAAGAAAATGGAAAAAGCTCCAGATATAGTGAGAGATACAATATCACAAGTAGAGGGATTAACAAAGAAAATTGGAGAAGAATTAGCTAAAAAAAGTAATATATACTACCTGGGTAGGGGACTATCATTACCATTAGCAATGGAAGGTGCATTAAAAATAAAAGAAATAGCTTATGTGCATGCCGAAGCATATCCTGCTGGTGAAAGTAAGCATGGGCCAATATCTCTAGTAGAAAAAGGATTCCCAGTAGTTATAATAAATGATGGTGAATTAACAGAACTCTTACAAAATAATTTAATGGAAATGAAGGCTAGAGGAGCAAAGATTTACGCTATAAGCGTGAATAAAAAGATGAAGGACGCAGATGTCGAAATAGAACTTCAATCCGAGATACCGGCATTATCCATAGCTCCAGTAATTCAACTAATAGCCTATTATGCTGCAGTAACCAAAGGATATGACCCAGATAAACCAAGAAACTTAGCTAAAACAGTTACCGTAGAATGA
- a CDS encoding threonyl-tRNA synthetase editing domain-containing protein: MILLFIHASDFSFSIKEKAIKNPEEPKLQSLKKENVLVVFTTVEKGDDEEIVKKAVDEILEVYSKVKASSVVIYPYAHLSDNLESPSIAIPILQKLEEGVKERDIEVYRTPFGWYKQFMINCYGHPLSELSKRIRHEIEYEKSDELSICEKFGFPNSPYAYFLRNAVVEYVKWLSKATSITEDEDVEEGEITIKYLEPHGRRLPCINESPHIKVKVKGKIDIVSQFSDSKNSYKIVEEKEEYSEVDVNLLTYYYLLSAQKESPPTLPIWLSPIQVRILPVKQDFIKNAIEIASKINGRVDVDDLPDGLGAKIARAGKDWIPYVIILGEREIKTLSLTVKIRKRNEQRSYTIEELNEELNREDPLKMKSNFPLLLSQRSKKYIVSK, translated from the coding sequence TTGATTTTGCTTTTTATCCATGCATCTGACTTTTCTTTCTCTATTAAAGAGAAAGCAATCAAAAATCCTGAAGAACCTAAATTACAGAGCTTAAAAAAGGAAAACGTGCTAGTAGTATTCACAACTGTAGAAAAGGGGGATGATGAAGAGATTGTAAAAAAAGCTGTTGACGAGATTTTAGAGGTATATAGTAAAGTTAAAGCTTCTTCAGTAGTTATATATCCTTATGCCCATCTTTCTGATAATCTTGAATCACCGTCAATAGCTATTCCTATTTTACAAAAGCTTGAAGAAGGTGTAAAAGAGAGAGACATAGAAGTATATAGAACTCCTTTCGGATGGTATAAGCAGTTTATGATAAACTGTTATGGTCATCCATTAAGTGAGTTAAGTAAAAGGATAAGACATGAGATTGAGTACGAAAAAAGTGATGAACTCTCTATTTGCGAAAAATTTGGCTTTCCAAATTCACCTTATGCATACTTTTTGCGTAATGCTGTAGTTGAGTATGTAAAGTGGTTAAGTAAGGCTACTTCTATAACTGAAGACGAAGATGTGGAAGAAGGAGAAATTACTATAAAATATTTGGAACCGCATGGCAGAAGATTGCCATGTATTAATGAGTCTCCTCACATAAAAGTTAAGGTAAAAGGTAAGATTGACATAGTTTCACAATTTTCGGATTCAAAAAACAGTTATAAGATAGTTGAAGAGAAAGAAGAATATAGTGAGGTAGATGTCAATTTATTAACTTATTATTACTTACTTTCCGCACAGAAGGAATCTCCTCCTACACTTCCTATTTGGTTATCTCCAATACAAGTTAGAATTTTACCAGTTAAGCAAGATTTTATAAAAAACGCAATTGAGATTGCAAGTAAAATTAATGGAAGAGTTGATGTAGACGATTTGCCAGATGGGTTAGGTGCTAAAATTGCCAGAGCTGGTAAAGATTGGATACCCTATGTGATAATTCTGGGTGAGAGAGAGATTAAGACTCTTTCTTTGACAGTAAAAATTAGGAAAAGGAATGAGCAAAGAAGTTATACTATTGAGGAACTTAATGAGGAACTTAATAGAGAAGACCCTTTAAAAATGAAGAGTAATTTTCCTTTACTCTTATCTCAAAGAAGTAAAAAGTATATTGTGAGCAAATAG
- a CDS encoding MBL fold metallo-hydrolase, producing the protein MEYSIKILGGGKEVGRAAIEVSTSSESIILDYGVNFDANDNPNLPLQEVPSKVKGFIVSHSHLDHVGALPLYQISGNFPIFGTRLTRLITELMLKDFLKLSGAKVPFEWTEVRKVMDNFRSVKYHEEFEVGTFKTELGDAGHIPGSSMIKIKTEKGNIVYTGDTNVINTHLVKPAELEFLRDANVLIIESTYGRFNHPERKVVEEEFFESVKEVVEGGGTVLVPAFSLSRSQEILSVLSSRNFDYPVYYDGMVKEITELMIQNPEFINDYESLKKAYNYFKYVNGWNDRNKATRNEGVIVSSAGMLKGGPAVYYFKKIADNPKNAVFLVSYQAENTPGRRLLETGKFDEYSPMLKARFQIFDFSSHAGKNQLKDMIKSAKNLEKVILVHGSPDSSSVLAEELKRELGVEVIVAENGQEIKVF; encoded by the coding sequence ATGGAATATTCTATTAAGATTTTAGGCGGAGGAAAAGAGGTAGGTAGGGCAGCTATTGAGGTTTCTACTTCATCAGAGAGCATTATCCTTGATTACGGGGTTAACTTTGATGCTAATGATAATCCTAATTTACCATTACAAGAAGTTCCAAGCAAGGTTAAAGGTTTTATAGTCTCACATTCCCATCTGGACCACGTTGGTGCTTTACCACTTTATCAGATTTCTGGCAATTTCCCTATATTTGGTACAAGGCTTACTAGATTAATTACCGAATTGATGTTGAAGGATTTTCTAAAACTTTCGGGGGCTAAAGTACCCTTTGAGTGGACTGAAGTTAGAAAAGTGATGGATAATTTTAGGTCTGTAAAATATCATGAAGAGTTTGAAGTTGGTACTTTTAAGACTGAGTTAGGTGATGCCGGTCATATCCCAGGTAGTTCTATGATAAAAATAAAGACTGAAAAAGGTAATATCGTCTATACGGGAGATACAAATGTAATTAATACTCATTTAGTAAAGCCTGCTGAACTCGAATTTTTGCGTGATGCAAATGTTCTAATTATAGAAAGTACTTATGGCAGATTTAATCATCCAGAGAGGAAAGTCGTTGAGGAGGAGTTCTTTGAAAGTGTTAAAGAGGTTGTTGAGGGAGGAGGAACCGTTTTAGTTCCAGCGTTTAGTTTGTCTAGGAGTCAAGAAATTCTCTCAGTTCTTTCAAGTAGGAATTTTGATTACCCAGTATATTATGACGGAATGGTTAAGGAGATTACTGAATTAATGATTCAAAATCCAGAGTTCATTAATGATTATGAATCCTTAAAGAAGGCTTACAACTATTTTAAGTACGTTAATGGGTGGAATGATAGAAATAAGGCTACTAGGAATGAAGGTGTTATTGTGAGTAGTGCTGGAATGCTAAAAGGAGGCCCAGCTGTTTACTATTTTAAGAAGATTGCTGATAATCCCAAGAACGCTGTGTTTCTAGTTAGTTATCAAGCCGAAAATACTCCAGGTAGGAGGCTTTTAGAAACGGGTAAGTTTGATGAGTATTCGCCTATGTTAAAGGCTAGGTTCCAAATTTTTGATTTCTCAAGTCATGCTGGTAAGAACCAGTTGAAAGATATGATTAAGTCTGCTAAGAATTTAGAAAAGGTAATACTCGTTCACGGTTCACCAGACAGTTCTTCTGTTCTTGCTGAAGAATTAAAGAGAGAACTAGGAGTTGAAGTTATAGTTGCCGAAAATGGACAAGAGATAAAGGTGTTCTGA
- a CDS encoding nascent polypeptide-associated complex protein, translated as MLGLKTEQLDAVKVTIELKDKILIIENPTVIKMIAQGQEIYSVMGEAKEAQKEEPKVEIKDEDVKFVMEQTGKGEQEVREALQKANGDIAKAILLLTGQET; from the coding sequence ATGTTAGGGTTAAAAACAGAACAGCTTGATGCTGTTAAAGTAACTATAGAACTAAAGGATAAAATTCTGATTATTGAAAACCCCACAGTAATAAAAATGATAGCACAAGGACAAGAAATCTATTCAGTCATGGGAGAAGCGAAAGAAGCGCAAAAAGAAGAGCCTAAAGTTGAGATTAAGGACGAGGATGTAAAGTTTGTAATGGAACAAACAGGTAAGGGGGAACAAGAAGTTAGAGAAGCACTTCAAAAGGCTAATGGAGATATCGCTAAAGCTATACTTTTACTGACTGGGCAAGAGACCTAA
- a CDS encoding helix-turn-helix domain-containing protein: MDYLIETLAKRILGDIGWSSSPGSVMKKWREAFQISQGELARYLGITQSVIADYERGRRNPGVEFLRKYVRALIEIDASRGYKVINELLKGYTLMLPYIDDLGDFSVPVGVDEIVTAVNGFIPNSFIPEVKIYGWMVTDSVKAITSLKGMEFYQLLNFMIGRAVVFTNVSSGRSPMIALKIAPIKPPLVVFHRPVRLDPLALLLAEKDNIVIIVSTFTKAEDITKRIRSLAQSVKV; the protein is encoded by the coding sequence GTGGATTACTTAATTGAAACATTAGCTAAGAGAATTTTAGGAGATATTGGTTGGAGTTCTTCTCCTGGCTCAGTTATGAAGAAGTGGAGGGAAGCTTTTCAAATTAGTCAGGGTGAGTTAGCTAGGTATTTGGGAATTACTCAATCTGTTATTGCAGATTATGAAAGGGGGAGAAGAAATCCTGGTGTTGAGTTTTTACGTAAATATGTTAGAGCCCTTATTGAGATAGATGCTTCAAGGGGTTATAAAGTGATAAATGAGCTTTTAAAGGGATATACATTAATGTTACCATACATAGATGATCTAGGAGATTTTTCAGTTCCGGTAGGTGTTGATGAAATTGTTACTGCTGTTAATGGTTTTATACCTAACTCTTTCATTCCAGAAGTTAAAATTTACGGTTGGATGGTTACGGATAGTGTTAAGGCTATAACTAGTTTGAAGGGGATGGAGTTTTATCAATTACTTAATTTTATGATTGGAAGGGCTGTAGTTTTCACTAATGTCTCTTCCGGTAGGTCCCCAATGATTGCTTTAAAAATTGCCCCCATTAAGCCCCCATTAGTGGTTTTTCATAGACCGGTTAGGTTAGACCCTCTTGCCCTACTGTTAGCCGAAAAAGATAATATTGTGATAATAGTCTCAACTTTTACTAAAGCTGAGGATATAACAAAAAGGATTAGGTCTCTTGCCCAGTCAGTAAAAGTATAG
- a CDS encoding phage/plasmid primase, P4 family, with translation MANNISDNEIKKPNSRVEWAKWLIDHGISIFPIDPETKKPVIKEWQKYSTTPLTDEEKKQYLEMIEKGYNYAVPGGQRGLVILDFEDKELLKAWVGEDELNKLCKNTLCVDTPHGGLHVYLIADDIPEHKFNPVFVREGKGIADLQSFNSYVVGPESCINHKHCNTDKCPWRGQDYTTCYIPLNNNEISRVDLKGLLKFLAEKGKKLGIELSSSARAWIEGEKEEVTHELKEFEELKKELIKHDNGKTIEKVKEEICNKTPPEMIKEVICEGKSYADIGIDRSRGDWRIIFYLLTHGVADPDKILQLLPSDSKAKENEKWNAEKYFYITLKKAWERAKEYIRLKKNLVRAEKVSEIKAEVQETVSEIILKKYKIKTFYQISGDSDSIIGIFKWNKKHGVYEPYETRLRKLVRREIELLQSMIVSDSEKEKKKVKMVKVLSSVVDSIVDEIRDITLTLLPKAPLRIAFPNVTLEWVDSKPNLIFDRDESKFAFHYIPHKIKVEELIKANEIARGKGEISIEDIENLARNVCPKSLEAFKQWVGDKWITLFEIIGYTLYPDIKFKKAFMLLGDTDAGKTTFIKLMEDILGDDNNYSAVPTRELFDPNNRFSTFNLFRKLANVTSETKKYSIDDIDRFKRITGGDPVTADVKFKKPVTFTPYAKLIIASNKLPRVRDTNDKAFWRRWLIVEFPNKFPNDDEWYKKTFTEEELEGILTVSIMAITRVFMQKHFDYEQTPEQIMGLWLANIDTVYKFIKTYTEKGILTVDPRNGDLWVKRTDLYNLYKEFCLDQGFRGVGKKSFARRLREYFGITTDKKNIDGQRVRAFVGIAIDELEKARAEQKYENLLDEFINYVKNNNGVIKEFWEIVQDFGDQGKANRFVTWCLQKNFCSQRGINAYEIHA, from the coding sequence ATGGCTAATAATATCTCTGATAATGAAATAAAAAAACCTAATTCCAGGGTAGAATGGGCAAAATGGCTCATTGATCACGGTATTTCAATATTCCCAATAGACCCGGAAACTAAGAAACCCGTGATTAAGGAATGGCAAAAGTATAGCACGACCCCGCTGACTGATGAAGAGAAGAAACAATACTTAGAAATGATCGAGAAAGGTTATAATTATGCAGTACCGGGCGGTCAGCGTGGTTTGGTAATCCTGGACTTTGAAGATAAGGAACTACTAAAGGCGTGGGTCGGTGAAGATGAGCTTAACAAACTATGTAAAAACACGCTCTGCGTTGATACTCCTCACGGGGGATTACACGTTTACTTGATCGCTGATGATATTCCAGAGCATAAGTTCAACCCCGTGTTTGTTAGAGAGGGTAAAGGTATTGCTGACCTACAGAGCTTTAACAGTTATGTTGTAGGCCCGGAATCGTGCATCAACCACAAACACTGCAATACTGACAAATGTCCATGGAGAGGACAAGACTACACCACGTGCTATATACCATTAAATAATAATGAAATATCCAGGGTTGACCTCAAAGGACTACTGAAGTTCTTAGCCGAGAAGGGTAAGAAGTTAGGGATTGAATTAAGCAGTTCAGCACGGGCGTGGATAGAGGGGGAGAAGGAAGAAGTTACGCATGAGTTAAAGGAGTTTGAAGAATTGAAGAAAGAGTTGATAAAGCACGATAACGGTAAAACTATTGAAAAAGTCAAAGAGGAGATTTGTAATAAGACCCCACCTGAGATGATAAAAGAGGTGATCTGTGAAGGCAAAAGTTACGCTGATATAGGCATTGATAGGAGTAGAGGGGATTGGCGTATAATCTTCTACCTACTAACTCACGGTGTGGCTGATCCAGATAAAATACTCCAATTATTACCATCAGATTCGAAAGCTAAAGAAAACGAAAAATGGAATGCGGAAAAATACTTTTATATCACATTAAAGAAAGCGTGGGAACGTGCAAAGGAGTACATACGACTTAAGAAGAATTTAGTTAGAGCAGAAAAGGTTTCAGAAATAAAGGCTGAAGTTCAAGAAACCGTATCTGAAATCATTCTAAAGAAATATAAGATAAAGACGTTCTACCAGATCAGTGGAGACAGTGATTCGATAATCGGGATATTCAAATGGAACAAAAAGCACGGGGTTTATGAGCCGTATGAAACCAGGTTGAGAAAGTTAGTAAGAAGAGAGATCGAATTATTGCAGTCAATGATAGTTTCCGATTCCGAAAAAGAGAAAAAGAAGGTAAAGATGGTTAAGGTACTTTCATCAGTTGTTGATTCAATAGTTGATGAAATTAGGGATATAACCCTCACGCTTTTGCCTAAAGCACCGCTGAGGATAGCGTTTCCTAATGTTACGTTAGAGTGGGTAGATAGCAAACCAAATCTAATATTTGACCGTGATGAGAGCAAATTTGCTTTTCATTACATACCCCACAAAATTAAGGTTGAGGAATTAATCAAGGCTAATGAAATTGCACGAGGGAAAGGAGAGATAAGCATAGAAGATATTGAGAATTTAGCACGTAATGTTTGTCCGAAAAGTTTAGAGGCCTTCAAGCAATGGGTAGGGGACAAATGGATAACATTATTCGAAATAATTGGTTATACATTATATCCAGATATCAAGTTTAAGAAAGCTTTTATGTTATTAGGAGACACAGACGCGGGAAAGACTACATTCATAAAACTCATGGAAGATATCTTAGGTGATGATAATAATTATTCTGCAGTACCAACACGAGAGCTGTTTGATCCGAACAACAGATTTTCAACATTTAATCTGTTTCGCAAGTTAGCTAATGTAACTAGTGAAACTAAAAAGTATAGTATTGATGATATTGATAGGTTTAAACGAATCACGGGTGGGGATCCGGTAACTGCTGATGTTAAGTTTAAAAAACCAGTCACTTTCACGCCGTATGCCAAACTAATCATTGCGTCAAATAAGTTACCGAGAGTTAGAGATACAAACGATAAGGCGTTTTGGAGAAGATGGCTGATAGTTGAATTCCCTAATAAATTTCCTAATGATGATGAGTGGTATAAGAAGACTTTTACAGAAGAGGAGTTAGAGGGGATCCTAACAGTATCAATAATGGCAATCACACGTGTGTTTATGCAAAAACATTTCGATTATGAGCAAACACCAGAACAGATAATGGGATTATGGTTAGCAAATATTGACACTGTGTATAAATTCATTAAAACCTATACTGAGAAAGGAATACTCACGGTTGACCCTAGAAACGGGGACTTATGGGTGAAGAGGACTGACTTATACAATTTATATAAGGAATTTTGCTTAGACCAGGGCTTTAGAGGAGTAGGAAAGAAATCGTTTGCACGAAGGCTTAGGGAATATTTTGGAATAACGACAGATAAGAAAAACATTGATGGACAAAGGGTTAGAGCATTTGTGGGGATTGCAATAGATGAGTTAGAAAAAGCACGTGCTGAACAGAAATATGAGAACTTACTTGATGAGTTCATCAATTATGTCAAAAACAATAACGGCGTAATTAAGGAGTTTTGGGAAATAGTTCAAGACTTTGGTGACCAGGGTAAAGCTAACCGTTTCGTTACCTGGTGCTTACAAAAGAACTTCTGTTCTCAGAGAGGGATTAACGCATACGAAATTCACGCGTGA
- a CDS encoding AbrB/MazE/SpoVT family DNA-binding domain-containing protein, with amino-acid sequence MVKLSAKKGGRGEETYYLNVPREIVKSLGLSKGDEFILSVETKDGEIILCYKRVKKST; translated from the coding sequence ATGGTAAAACTATCTGCTAAAAAAGGCGGTCGTGGAGAAGAGACTTATTATTTGAATGTACCACGTGAAATTGTAAAGTCCTTAGGCTTATCTAAAGGTGATGAATTTATATTAAGTGTGGAAACTAAAGACGGCGAAATTATATTATGCTATAAGAGGGTAAAGAAAAGCACGTGA
- a CDS encoding integrase translates to MRASKEGKPLFQTPLMITDIAPSYAEVWNGKCLEITPLLIELFKIDLSKEGVKDSTLKGWLYYLHKAVGKKLCTAEDVRRLWANGSQRMWKESLSRFFSWYAKKYEAEELITKLRKGLPEKVKRGVDTYVPTDAEVMKLRDSLPSQYTDVYNVLVCTGLRMTEVLYLLNNKDKLRVVDLGEFVRIHLDLMRKSKNALVCYLPKEVFQSLKPLHVHEDTVQKVFCDSGLCEKYLRKWFNQKVRQTVKDRDLAEFLEGRISGLSVGAVHYTDLIALADKEYPRVFEQIKQFLK, encoded by the coding sequence TTGCGAGCCTCGAAAGAGGGGAAACCCCTCTTTCAAACTCCCCTTATGATCACGGATATTGCCCCTTCCTACGCTGAGGTGTGGAATGGCAAATGCTTAGAAATTACTCCACTGCTAATAGAATTATTCAAAATAGACCTTTCGAAAGAGGGCGTGAAGGATAGTACGTTAAAAGGGTGGCTTTACTATCTTCATAAAGCAGTAGGTAAGAAGTTATGCACTGCTGAAGACGTTAGAAGGCTTTGGGCTAACGGCTCACAGAGAATGTGGAAGGAATCATTATCACGGTTCTTCTCGTGGTATGCTAAGAAGTATGAGGCTGAGGAGTTGATCACAAAGCTTAGGAAAGGCTTACCAGAGAAAGTGAAAAGGGGCGTGGATACTTATGTACCCACAGACGCTGAGGTTATGAAGTTACGCGATTCGTTACCTTCACAATATACAGATGTCTATAACGTCTTAGTCTGCACGGGCTTACGAATGACTGAGGTACTCTATTTACTAAATAATAAAGATAAATTAAGAGTAGTAGACTTAGGCGAATTCGTTAGGATTCACCTGGACTTAATGAGAAAGTCCAAAAACGCCCTGGTCTGTTATTTGCCGAAAGAGGTCTTCCAGAGCCTTAAGCCTTTGCACGTGCATGAGGACACAGTGCAGAAGGTATTTTGTGATTCGGGGCTTTGTGAGAAGTACTTACGGAAGTGGTTTAATCAGAAGGTAAGGCAAACGGTGAAAGATAGGGATTTGGCTGAGTTTTTGGAAGGGCGTATATCCGGGTTGTCAGTGGGTGCCGTGCATTATACCGATTTAATTGCTTTGGCTGACAAAGAGTACCCACGCGTGTTTGAGCAAATTAAGCAGTTTCTGAAATGA
- a CDS encoding PIN domain-containing protein yields the protein MSEVNLAEFLYLYILKMGKEIAIARHRYIFRNSPIKILAPNENITQSTAILKSKYHYLSLADVFLIATVKEIGGKIITTDEDIEKTKEVEVIMISLD from the coding sequence ATGAGTGAAGTAAATTTAGCTGAATTTCTCTACCTATATATTCTAAAAATGGGAAAGGAAATCGCAATTGCTAGACATAGATATATTTTTAGAAATTCTCCAATTAAGATCTTAGCTCCAAATGAAAATATAACCCAAAGTACAGCAATATTAAAGAGCAAATATCATTATCTTTCTTTAGCTGATGTATTTCTTATAGCTACAGTGAAAGAAATTGGAGGTAAAATTATTACTACAGATGAAGATATAGAAAAAACTAAAGAAGTTGAAGTAATAATGATCTCTTTAGATTAA
- a CDS encoding glycosyltransferase family 4 protein, producing the protein MNLGIIYDNLLSPTFAGGGAVHSFEVITRLKKYYKIIYYPSTLVFRWKIEDIERKAKELEIMGIKIADEFYTFLENRRKPKELLRYYDVNNIDLLYEPDHRSPEIFYLGKRTKKFGLTLHEPLFYDDSLTYLKRLIKFYGINPYTGKGFHTRFLYNELYAKPLYKRLIKKTNPTFIAAVSEGTLEISGLKGEVIKPGNAFDKELLDHRNKGKEDYIVFWSRLNQDKGIAELLDVVHMINKMSGKNFKLVVMGKFFDKFNERRFWRKVKKYSLNVDYLGFVERRKLYEIVSRAKLFIYPSHVDGFSLVVLESLALGTPVVAYDIPAIRTVYKGLNAVRIVREFDKESMAKESLSILSMSEGEIEGIMNEENLLNFLNLHSSWDNVAESVRRIIDKYTKE; encoded by the coding sequence ATGAATTTAGGAATAATTTATGATAATTTGCTTTCTCCTACCTTTGCAGGCGGAGGTGCTGTTCACTCTTTTGAGGTAATAACTAGGTTAAAGAAGTATTACAAAATCATATATTACCCTTCAACATTAGTCTTCAGATGGAAAATCGAGGATATAGAAAGAAAAGCTAAGGAACTGGAAATTATGGGAATCAAGATTGCTGATGAATTTTATACTTTTCTTGAAAATAGAAGAAAGCCTAAGGAGCTGCTACGTTACTACGACGTAAATAACATAGATTTGCTTTATGAGCCAGACCACAGATCTCCAGAAATTTTCTACCTAGGTAAAAGAACAAAAAAATTTGGGCTAACACTTCATGAACCGTTATTTTATGATGACTCGTTAACATATCTTAAAAGATTGATAAAGTTCTACGGAATAAACCCGTATACTGGAAAAGGTTTTCATACGAGGTTTTTGTATAATGAGTTGTATGCAAAACCATTATATAAGAGACTAATAAAGAAGACAAACCCCACTTTTATCGCAGCTGTGAGTGAGGGGACTTTAGAGATATCTGGCTTAAAGGGTGAGGTAATAAAACCTGGAAATGCATTTGATAAAGAACTTTTGGATCATAGAAATAAAGGAAAAGAGGATTACATAGTATTTTGGAGCAGATTGAATCAAGATAAAGGAATAGCAGAACTATTAGACGTAGTCCACATGATAAATAAGATGTCTGGAAAAAACTTCAAATTAGTTGTTATGGGGAAGTTTTTTGATAAATTTAACGAGAGAAGATTCTGGAGAAAAGTGAAAAAATACAGTTTAAACGTTGATTATTTAGGCTTTGTTGAGAGGAGAAAACTCTATGAGATTGTTTCTAGAGCTAAATTGTTTATATATCCTTCTCATGTTGACGGATTTTCCTTGGTAGTTCTCGAGTCTTTAGCTTTAGGTACACCAGTAGTGGCTTATGATATTCCAGCAATAAGAACAGTATATAAAGGGTTAAATGCAGTAAGAATAGTAAGGGAGTTTGATAAAGAAAGCATGGCAAAAGAATCTCTATCAATACTTTCTATGAGCGAAGGAGAAATAGAAGGTATTATGAATGAGGAGAATCTTTTAAACTTTCTCAATCTTCACTCCAGCTGGGATAATGTAGCTGAGTCTGTAAGGAGGATCATAGATAAGTATACTAAAGAGTAG